In Luteibacter mycovicinus, a genomic segment contains:
- the xth gene encoding exodeoxyribonuclease III, with protein MKIATFNVNGIRSRLPHLLEWLGREAPDIVCLQELKAVDKAFPVAEIHDAGYGALWAGQASWNGVAILAKGTDPVESRRGLPGDRKDLQSRYLEAAAHGVLVGCLYLPNGNPWPGPKFDYKLAWFERFIQHAGQLLDSGHPVVLAGDYNVVPTDGDIYDPKNWRRDALLQPESRHAYERLLAQGWTDALRQMHPDETIYTFWDYFRQHWPRNRGLRIDHLLLSPDLATRLKKSDVDRWVRDLPKASDHAPVWVELGKPARTAATKKTAATKTAAKKTAAKKTATKKTAAKKTVLRKSGQTA; from the coding sequence ATGAAGATCGCCACTTTCAACGTCAACGGCATCCGCTCCCGGCTTCCGCACTTGCTGGAGTGGCTCGGGCGCGAGGCGCCGGACATCGTCTGCCTGCAGGAACTCAAGGCGGTGGACAAGGCGTTTCCCGTCGCGGAGATCCATGACGCAGGCTACGGTGCCCTCTGGGCCGGGCAGGCCTCCTGGAATGGCGTGGCCATCCTCGCGAAGGGTACCGATCCCGTGGAGAGCCGCCGCGGCCTGCCGGGCGACAGAAAGGACCTCCAGAGCCGCTACCTCGAAGCGGCGGCCCATGGCGTTCTCGTCGGTTGCCTTTATCTGCCCAACGGCAATCCGTGGCCAGGCCCGAAGTTCGATTACAAGCTGGCCTGGTTCGAGCGTTTTATCCAGCACGCCGGGCAATTGCTGGATTCCGGTCATCCGGTAGTACTGGCCGGCGACTACAACGTCGTGCCGACCGACGGCGACATCTACGACCCCAAAAACTGGCGACGTGACGCCTTGCTCCAGCCCGAAAGCCGTCATGCTTACGAGCGTCTGCTGGCCCAGGGCTGGACCGACGCCCTGCGCCAGATGCATCCGGACGAAACCATCTACACCTTCTGGGACTACTTCCGGCAGCACTGGCCACGCAACCGGGGGCTGCGGATCGACCACCTGCTGTTGTCGCCGGATCTGGCGACCCGGCTAAAGAAGTCCGATGTCGACCGATGGGTACGCGATCTGCCCAAGGCCAGCGATCACGCGCCGGTGTGGGTCGAACTGGGCAAGCCGGCCCGGACAGCGGCGACGAAAAAGACGGCGGCAACAAAGACGGCCGCGAAAAAGACGGCCGCGAAAAAGACGGCCACGAAAAAGACCGCCGCAAAAAAGACCGTCCTCAGGAAATCCGGGCAGACTGCGTAA
- a CDS encoding hybrid sensor histidine kinase/response regulator, whose translation MKIDGGSGKRAEPVMLSEVAKRLRNPRIDRIVASFSEYHVSLMRAVILGFVVVWSAAWLHGPVPMATESHHVVPVAVLMFVLSTFWMLFVRAGAPRETPVIDAIGNVTNFVIVAVLLKAAFMLVITVTAVLPFLSVAVGVRYSRRAFAASVVASVAILAVVAPDGYWLGRPAYALYALALVIVLPVMLYRMMYALREVSAEAIASREAQHRFISMMSHEMRTPLSTVIHAASLIDTSVMSEDQRGLVALLATNANALLHRVNAVLDVASFAGGSFNLRHQTFAFDEVLSTVGAVCRPYAAEKRVTFSVSRDASVEGVFSGDPGRIEQVLSNLASNAVKFTPPGGSVDVRIELREGVGGHDPTIACTVSDTGIGIADADKQRVFDPFHQLSGGESRRQEGVGLGLYIVRNVSEQMSGSLEVMDNPMGGTIFVWRFPLRRAAAGSRSVAETPLVDLLDEHRGRVAPQHCLVVDDNAANREIVGRILERAGHVPTFSASGDEALARLSTETFDLIFMDLHMPGSSGWDVLGRIEVARRTEAVPPIVMLSADSSHDAVRIAFKAGARAYLTKPIAAQRLLDVIESIADERRLDDAARHWHPAIGLPTGRQESSPLDEMRALSTREDFKAFVDLCSRTADDHCVSLRSAIHSHDIAAASEAIHALRNVLGNLGVPGADHVCGDIALLIDAGADVQRVTEELDTLSRSVHRFVDVQRRYAEAAASA comes from the coding sequence ATGAAGATCGATGGCGGTAGCGGTAAACGCGCCGAGCCAGTGATGCTCAGCGAGGTCGCGAAGCGTCTGCGCAATCCGCGCATCGACCGTATCGTGGCCAGCTTCAGCGAGTACCACGTCTCGCTGATGCGTGCAGTGATCCTCGGGTTCGTCGTCGTCTGGAGTGCCGCGTGGCTGCATGGCCCGGTGCCCATGGCCACCGAATCGCATCACGTCGTGCCGGTCGCCGTCCTGATGTTCGTCCTCAGCACCTTCTGGATGCTGTTCGTCCGTGCCGGGGCGCCACGCGAGACACCGGTGATCGACGCTATCGGCAACGTCACCAATTTCGTCATCGTGGCCGTGCTGCTCAAGGCCGCGTTCATGCTGGTGATCACGGTGACGGCCGTCCTTCCGTTCCTGTCCGTGGCCGTCGGGGTGAGGTACAGCCGCCGCGCGTTCGCCGCCAGCGTAGTGGCCTCGGTCGCGATCCTCGCGGTCGTGGCGCCCGATGGCTACTGGCTGGGTCGTCCCGCCTACGCCTTATACGCACTGGCTCTGGTCATCGTGTTGCCGGTGATGCTTTACCGGATGATGTATGCCTTGCGCGAAGTGTCCGCCGAGGCGATCGCGTCGCGTGAAGCGCAGCACCGGTTCATCTCGATGATGAGTCACGAGATGCGTACGCCTCTGAGTACGGTCATTCATGCGGCGTCTCTGATCGACACCTCGGTGATGTCGGAAGATCAGCGCGGCCTGGTCGCGCTGCTGGCGACCAATGCCAATGCCTTGCTCCACCGGGTGAACGCCGTCCTCGATGTAGCGTCGTTTGCCGGCGGCAGTTTCAACCTGCGCCACCAGACGTTCGCGTTCGACGAAGTCCTGAGTACGGTGGGCGCGGTGTGCCGTCCTTACGCGGCAGAGAAGCGTGTCACCTTCAGCGTCTCCCGCGACGCATCGGTGGAAGGCGTATTCAGCGGCGACCCGGGCCGTATCGAGCAGGTGCTGTCGAACCTGGCTTCCAACGCGGTGAAATTCACGCCGCCCGGCGGCTCGGTGGACGTGCGCATCGAGTTGCGCGAAGGCGTCGGCGGCCATGATCCGACCATCGCCTGTACGGTGAGCGACACCGGTATCGGCATCGCCGACGCCGACAAGCAGCGCGTGTTCGATCCCTTTCATCAGCTCAGCGGTGGCGAGAGCCGGCGCCAGGAAGGCGTCGGCCTGGGTCTCTACATCGTCCGGAACGTGTCCGAGCAGATGAGTGGCTCGCTCGAGGTGATGGACAATCCGATGGGCGGCACCATCTTTGTCTGGCGTTTTCCCTTGCGCCGCGCGGCCGCCGGTTCGCGAAGCGTGGCGGAGACGCCGCTGGTCGACCTGCTCGACGAGCATCGCGGTCGCGTCGCCCCCCAGCACTGCCTGGTGGTGGACGATAACGCGGCCAACCGCGAGATCGTCGGTCGTATCCTCGAGCGTGCGGGGCATGTGCCGACCTTCAGTGCCAGCGGTGACGAGGCGCTGGCGCGTCTGTCGACCGAGACGTTCGATCTGATCTTCATGGACCTGCACATGCCGGGCAGCTCCGGCTGGGATGTGCTGGGACGGATCGAAGTGGCGCGTCGTACCGAGGCGGTGCCGCCTATCGTCATGCTGAGCGCGGACTCCAGTCACGACGCCGTACGGATCGCATTCAAGGCCGGTGCACGCGCGTACCTTACCAAGCCGATCGCGGCGCAGCGGCTGCTCGACGTGATCGAGTCCATCGCCGACGAGCGTCGTCTCGATGACGCGGCGCGCCACTGGCATCCCGCCATTGGCCTGCCCACCGGCCGGCAGGAGAGTTCGCCGCTGGACGAAATGCGCGCGCTCAGTACGCGGGAAGACTTCAAGGCCTTCGTCGACCTGTGCTCGCGTACGGCGGACGACCATTGCGTTTCCCTTCGCTCGGCGATCCATTCGCACGATATCGCAGCCGCCTCCGAGGCCATCCATGCATTGCGCAACGTCCTGGGCAATCTGGGGGTACCAGGAGCCGACCACGTCTGCGGCGACATTGCCTTGCTGATCGATGCCGGTGCGGATGTACAGCGCGTCACCGAAGAGCTGGACACGCTCTCCCGGTCGGTACACCGTTTCGTCGACGTGCAGCGGCGTTACGCCGAGGCGGCCGCCAGCGCGTGA
- a CDS encoding alpha/beta hydrolase gives MNDLEALAEDVAGRERSTPGLKPDNEARIVFHPQKPRSRLPLAVVYLHGFTASQAEGDPAHRAIAEACGAHLFLNRLSDHGSDLPSAMAGASAERWRADADEALRIGLELGERVLLVGTSMGASLALDLAARHASQIAGVVAWSPGIRVYDPVQLNAAVLLRGAVDVPGERTPFQRRYWSSVIHSDGYRAVAELFLGTMQPGHLRDVVCPVLFGVWDGGADDHDTLTSVAAMREAFDWLGSPEPGRRLIAYDHAAHVLASPQRSPAAARVLADAVAFVGELGFAG, from the coding sequence GTGAACGATCTGGAGGCACTGGCCGAGGACGTCGCCGGGCGCGAGCGCTCGACGCCCGGCCTCAAGCCGGACAACGAGGCACGCATCGTGTTTCACCCGCAGAAACCCCGTAGCCGGCTGCCGCTCGCGGTGGTTTATCTGCACGGATTCACCGCCAGTCAGGCGGAGGGGGATCCCGCGCACCGGGCCATCGCCGAGGCGTGTGGCGCCCATCTGTTCCTCAACCGACTCAGTGACCACGGCAGCGATCTGCCCTCCGCGATGGCCGGCGCTTCGGCGGAGCGCTGGCGCGCGGACGCCGACGAGGCCCTGCGCATCGGTCTGGAACTCGGTGAGCGGGTATTGCTCGTCGGCACCTCCATGGGCGCGTCGCTGGCGCTCGACCTCGCCGCGCGACACGCGTCTCAGATCGCGGGCGTGGTGGCCTGGTCTCCCGGCATCCGCGTTTACGATCCCGTACAACTCAATGCCGCGGTGCTCCTGCGCGGGGCGGTGGACGTGCCGGGTGAGCGCACGCCGTTTCAACGGCGGTACTGGTCGTCCGTGATTCACTCCGACGGATACCGCGCCGTCGCCGAACTCTTCCTCGGCACGATGCAGCCCGGGCACCTGCGCGATGTCGTCTGCCCGGTCCTGTTCGGCGTGTGGGACGGCGGTGCCGATGACCATGACACGCTGACGTCGGTCGCCGCCATGCGCGAGGCGTTCGACTGGCTGGGCTCGCCCGAGCCAGGCCGCCGCCTGATCGCCTACGATCACGCGGCGCACGTGCTTGCTTCCCCGCAGCGTTCCCCCGCGGCGGCCCGGGTGCTGGCCGACGCCGTCGCCTTTGTCGGCGAGCTGGGATTCGCCGGCTAA
- a CDS encoding sensor histidine kinase codes for MVSGRALAACISLLLGVMVGWWPTSDAVARDSRDRRIEQFYHTAWTVREGAPGQVTALAQTADGYLWLGTQTGLYRFDGVRFERYRPREGGDFLASSVASLYAPPSGGLWVGFRYGVASFIDHDRATHYAAGSGLPTATIYAMASTPDGRVWAATFNGLVTLAGNRWRVIGPAMGLPGVRARNLAVDRAGRLWVATEQALAWLAPGAQRFEVATRSVGRINRIAEAPDGSIWVAEADDGVRPAWNGGRDPALSGPKLHMSSAGLLFDRDGALWVPTLGEGIRRVPHIDWLASQTIEADSAAAERFVERNGLSSDYFSAVIQDREGNIWMGGSRGLDRFRRGRLLPAPLSPGATDFALVPAPGHGVWVGTKNRPLTHVDATNITGTAFPEAITAAARDGDATWLGGPRGLWHMVDGVPRPFASLPADDYTGVQAIVGDGHGGAWLSINRPGIYHYTGEGWIHDTLPSVSNDPSPLVLLRDARQRLWMGFARNVLIVRDGGRDKVIGAADGLQVGNVTALLDDDDTVWVGGELGIAAIRGGSVRSIPTAGEPLRGVSGLVRDRRGDFWMNAAQGVARIASADMRQALDEPGYRPPVMLFDSLDGLPGTPAQFRPLPTAVAADDGRLWFATTSGVVSIDPSAIRRNPVAPPVMVREISTDAGTWPASSSVTLPANTERLRIAYTATSLSMPERVRFRYRMDGLDTRWREAGTDREAVYTDPLPGHYVFRVTASNEDGVWNEQGTSIAVTVSPAFYQTLWFALVCTAALLLAIWIALLLRGRRVAALVRGRLDERHAERERIARELHDTLLQSIHGLTMRFQAIANRVAPDDPVRTAMEGALDRAEEALVEARDRVRDLRAHGTDDMPLNDVLEAMARLYASDHTVPVIVSVRLDVLDLDPLARDELHGIAREAVHNAVTHAGASRIDVVLEEDDGMLLFYVRDDGRGIEDAVSRDGRAGHWGLRGIRERAHAMGGIATIAACLQGGTEVAVRVPMDRAFPSRMSWLRRWWRRFPERHY; via the coding sequence GTGGTTTCCGGACGCGCGCTCGCCGCGTGCATATCGCTGTTGCTCGGCGTCATGGTCGGGTGGTGGCCCACCTCGGACGCCGTCGCGAGGGACAGCCGCGACCGTCGTATCGAGCAGTTCTATCACACCGCCTGGACGGTGCGCGAAGGTGCGCCCGGACAGGTCACGGCGCTGGCGCAGACGGCCGACGGCTACCTGTGGCTGGGCACGCAGACGGGGCTGTACCGGTTCGATGGCGTGCGCTTCGAACGCTACCGCCCACGCGAAGGCGGTGACTTCCTTGCGTCCAGTGTGGCCTCTTTGTACGCACCCCCGTCAGGCGGCTTGTGGGTGGGCTTCCGTTACGGTGTGGCCAGCTTCATCGATCACGACCGTGCCACGCACTACGCCGCGGGCTCCGGCCTGCCGACCGCGACGATCTACGCGATGGCCAGCACGCCCGATGGGCGGGTCTGGGCGGCGACCTTCAACGGGCTGGTTACGCTCGCGGGCAATCGGTGGCGGGTGATCGGTCCCGCCATGGGGCTGCCCGGGGTGCGCGCGCGTAACCTCGCGGTCGATCGCGCGGGTCGCCTCTGGGTCGCGACGGAGCAGGCGCTGGCGTGGCTGGCACCGGGTGCTCAGCGTTTCGAGGTCGCCACGCGATCGGTCGGCCGGATCAACCGCATCGCCGAGGCCCCCGACGGCAGCATCTGGGTCGCCGAGGCCGACGATGGCGTACGGCCGGCATGGAACGGCGGACGCGACCCGGCGCTGTCAGGACCGAAGCTGCACATGTCGTCGGCGGGCCTCCTGTTCGATCGCGACGGCGCGCTCTGGGTGCCGACGCTCGGCGAAGGTATCCGTCGCGTTCCGCACATCGACTGGCTCGCCAGCCAGACGATCGAAGCGGACAGCGCGGCGGCCGAGCGTTTCGTTGAACGTAACGGTCTCAGCTCCGATTATTTCAGCGCGGTGATCCAGGATCGCGAGGGCAACATCTGGATGGGCGGGAGCCGCGGCCTCGACCGCTTCCGCCGTGGACGCCTGCTTCCCGCGCCGCTGTCACCCGGCGCCACCGACTTCGCGCTGGTCCCAGCGCCCGGGCATGGCGTGTGGGTAGGCACGAAGAACCGTCCGCTGACGCATGTCGACGCGACCAACATAACCGGCACGGCCTTCCCGGAAGCGATCACCGCGGCGGCCCGCGACGGCGACGCGACCTGGCTCGGTGGACCGCGCGGTCTGTGGCATATGGTGGATGGCGTCCCGCGGCCGTTCGCATCGCTCCCCGCGGACGATTACACGGGCGTCCAGGCCATCGTCGGCGACGGCCACGGCGGCGCCTGGTTGTCGATCAATCGCCCCGGCATCTACCACTACACGGGCGAGGGCTGGATTCACGACACACTGCCCAGCGTGTCCAACGACCCCTCGCCGCTGGTGTTGCTCCGTGACGCCCGGCAGCGGCTGTGGATGGGTTTCGCGCGCAACGTGCTCATCGTCCGCGACGGGGGCCGGGACAAGGTGATCGGCGCGGCCGATGGTCTGCAGGTGGGCAACGTCACCGCGCTGCTGGACGACGACGACACCGTATGGGTGGGCGGCGAGCTGGGTATCGCCGCCATTCGCGGCGGCAGCGTCCGCAGCATTCCGACGGCTGGCGAGCCGCTGCGCGGCGTGTCCGGACTGGTGCGCGACCGTCGCGGGGATTTCTGGATGAACGCCGCGCAAGGCGTCGCGCGGATCGCCTCGGCCGACATGCGCCAGGCCCTCGACGAGCCGGGCTACCGTCCGCCGGTCATGCTGTTCGATTCGCTCGATGGATTGCCAGGTACGCCGGCGCAGTTTCGTCCCTTGCCCACCGCGGTGGCGGCCGACGATGGACGGTTGTGGTTCGCGACGACCAGCGGCGTCGTGTCGATCGATCCGTCGGCCATACGGCGCAACCCGGTCGCGCCGCCGGTGATGGTCCGGGAAATTTCCACGGATGCGGGAACCTGGCCGGCATCGTCCAGCGTCACGCTTCCGGCGAACACCGAGCGTCTGCGCATCGCCTATACCGCGACCAGCCTGTCGATGCCCGAGCGCGTGCGCTTCCGCTACCGGATGGATGGTCTGGATACGCGCTGGCGTGAAGCGGGTACGGATCGCGAAGCCGTGTACACCGATCCGCTGCCAGGCCATTACGTGTTTCGCGTGACCGCGTCCAACGAGGACGGTGTCTGGAACGAGCAGGGCACCTCGATTGCGGTCACGGTGTCGCCGGCGTTCTATCAGACGCTGTGGTTCGCGCTGGTCTGTACCGCCGCCTTGCTCCTCGCCATCTGGATCGCACTGCTGCTCAGGGGCCGGCGCGTCGCGGCGCTCGTGCGGGGGCGCCTGGACGAGCGCCATGCGGAGCGCGAACGCATCGCGCGCGAACTACACGACACGCTGCTACAGAGCATTCACGGTCTGACCATGCGCTTCCAGGCGATCGCAAATCGTGTCGCGCCGGACGATCCGGTACGCACGGCGATGGAAGGCGCGCTCGACCGGGCGGAGGAAGCGCTTGTCGAAGCGCGTGACCGCGTCCGCGACCTGCGTGCGCACGGCACGGACGACATGCCGCTGAATGACGTTCTGGAAGCGATGGCGCGCTTGTACGCGTCCGATCACACGGTGCCGGTCATCGTCAGTGTGCGGCTCGACGTGCTCGATCTGGATCCGCTGGCGCGCGACGAACTGCACGGCATCGCACGCGAAGCCGTGCACAACGCGGTGACGCATGCCGGGGCCAGTCGCATCGACGTCGTCCTCGAGGAAGATGACGGTATGCTGCTCTTTTACGTGCGCGACGACGGACGCGGCATCGAGGATGCCGTTTCCCGCGACGGTCGTGCGGGTCACTGGGGGCTGCGCGGTATACGCGAGCGCGCGCATGCGATGGGTGGCATCGCCACCATTGCGGCCTGTCTCCAGGGAGGTACCGAAGTAGCCGTGCGCGTGCCGATGGATCGGGCCTTTCCGTCGCGCATGAGCTGGCTGCGTCGATGGTGGCGCCGTTTTCCGGAGAGACATTATTGA
- a CDS encoding methyltransferase domain-containing protein yields the protein MNERLVAYLDELDERTDWHRPDAFLVRADAADRLDLGQVGLRDATLTRRVVRLLDALDAVDRQLYDALRERIRAGEGRQALAPWLDVGIPSGQHYDPLDALLAGVLALDEPLPDARPLPPEMVFYQPTPARHIVDGLARGGITAGDVVLDLGSGLGHVPLLVHILTGARCIGIERDGGYVDVATRAATSLGLTGVRFVEGDAREADFSGVDVFYLFTPFIGTVLRDVVARIEAEAARRAVRVVALGPCTRTFARQPWLVSDDPDPEAAERIVLFRSV from the coding sequence TTGAACGAGCGACTGGTGGCCTACCTCGATGAACTCGATGAACGCACGGACTGGCACCGGCCCGATGCCTTCCTCGTAAGAGCCGATGCGGCGGACCGGCTCGACCTCGGGCAGGTCGGTCTGCGCGATGCGACGCTGACTCGTCGGGTGGTGCGTCTCCTCGACGCGCTCGATGCCGTGGATCGTCAGTTGTACGACGCGCTGCGCGAACGAATCCGCGCGGGTGAAGGCAGGCAGGCGCTCGCGCCCTGGCTCGACGTCGGAATCCCCTCGGGTCAGCATTACGATCCGCTCGACGCGCTCCTGGCAGGCGTGCTGGCCCTGGACGAGCCGCTTCCGGATGCCAGGCCGCTGCCGCCCGAGATGGTCTTCTACCAGCCCACACCCGCCCGGCATATCGTCGACGGCCTGGCCAGAGGCGGAATCACGGCAGGCGACGTCGTACTGGATCTTGGCTCGGGACTGGGTCACGTCCCCTTGCTGGTACACATCCTGACGGGCGCGCGATGCATCGGCATCGAGCGCGACGGGGGCTATGTCGATGTCGCGACGCGTGCGGCGACGTCACTTGGGCTGACGGGAGTGCGGTTCGTCGAAGGCGATGCACGCGAGGCGGATTTTTCCGGCGTCGACGTCTTCTATCTGTTCACGCCGTTCATCGGCACCGTCCTGCGCGACGTCGTCGCCAGGATCGAAGCCGAGGCGGCCCGGCGTGCCGTGCGTGTGGTGGCTCTGGGCCCGTGTACGCGTACGTTCGCGCGGCAGCCGTGGCTGGTCAGTGACGACCCGGACCCTGAGGCAGCGGAGCGGATCGTGCTGTTCCGCTCGGTCTGA
- a CDS encoding DUF2167 domain-containing protein encodes MTGFARKLAVALALSLVSALASANELSDLPWKVGPTKVQLGAQATLDVPDGYAFLDPAGTRRLNELMENPPDEADTYTLAPTDMKWTAFFDYDDVGYVKDDEKLDPDDILASVKQGTEESNKERRSRGWETLTLVGWQNKPQYDTQFKSLTWSFLARSDKSHSDVVNYNARILGRSGVMNVVLVSDPQVLNQAVTDFKGTLGGFAFAPGQSYSDFHTGDRVAEYGLAALITGGVAAVAAKKGFFAIIGTFLAAAWKFILIGFAAVGGAIKRLFTRKSS; translated from the coding sequence ATGACTGGATTTGCAAGGAAGTTGGCAGTCGCGCTCGCGCTGTCCCTCGTCAGCGCGCTTGCCAGCGCCAACGAATTGTCCGACCTGCCGTGGAAAGTCGGCCCGACCAAGGTGCAGCTCGGCGCGCAGGCCACGCTCGATGTACCCGACGGCTATGCCTTCCTCGATCCCGCGGGTACCAGGCGCCTGAACGAACTGATGGAAAATCCGCCGGACGAAGCGGACACGTACACGCTTGCGCCGACGGACATGAAATGGACCGCGTTCTTCGACTACGACGATGTCGGCTACGTCAAGGATGACGAGAAACTCGATCCCGACGACATTCTGGCGTCCGTGAAGCAGGGCACCGAGGAGAGCAACAAGGAGCGTCGTTCACGAGGCTGGGAAACGCTCACCCTCGTGGGCTGGCAGAACAAGCCGCAGTACGACACCCAGTTCAAGTCGCTGACCTGGTCGTTCCTCGCGCGCAGCGATAAATCGCACAGCGACGTGGTGAACTACAACGCGCGCATCCTGGGGCGCAGCGGCGTCATGAACGTCGTGCTGGTGTCCGACCCCCAGGTCCTCAACCAGGCGGTGACCGACTTCAAGGGCACGCTGGGCGGCTTCGCATTCGCGCCGGGTCAGTCGTACAGCGATTTCCACACGGGTGACCGCGTCGCCGAATACGGCCTCGCCGCACTGATCACCGGCGGTGTCGCCGCCGTCGCCGCCAAGAAGGGCTTCTTCGCCATCATCGGCACGTTCCTGGCGGCGGCGTGGAAGTTCATCCTCATCGGCTTCGCGGCGGTGGGCGGAGCGATCAAGCGTCTGTTCACGCGCAAGAGCTCCTGA
- a CDS encoding J domain-containing protein, protein MNVMEIVVVGICLAIGYKFVSAMMATPRDDTPDATGTKPPLQLDTRRPWYDVLGVSPEATRAEINAAYQALIIQYHPDKFTQHGDEIREIAQKRAKELNAAYYLGCSLRPD, encoded by the coding sequence ATGAACGTGATGGAGATCGTCGTCGTCGGGATCTGCCTGGCGATCGGCTACAAATTCGTCTCCGCGATGATGGCGACCCCCAGGGACGATACGCCGGATGCGACGGGCACGAAGCCGCCCTTGCAACTCGATACCCGCCGCCCGTGGTACGACGTGCTCGGCGTGTCGCCCGAGGCCACGCGCGCGGAGATCAATGCGGCCTACCAGGCCCTGATCATCCAGTACCACCCGGACAAGTTCACCCAGCACGGTGATGAGATCCGGGAGATCGCACAGAAGCGCGCCAAGGAACTGAACGCGGCTTACTACCTGGGTTGCTCGTTGCGACCGGACTGA
- a CDS encoding VOC family protein: MTLDTVEIKAFVPAKDFELSLRFYRDLGFTVASSSDGLAYLHAGNCSFLLQGFYVEEHATNFVMHLLVADVDTWWQHVEAQDLVGRYGVRSEPPADRPWRMRDFTLTDPSGVLWRIAQNIGNPLGHEA; encoded by the coding sequence GTGACGCTGGATACGGTGGAGATCAAGGCCTTCGTCCCCGCGAAGGATTTCGAGTTATCGCTGCGTTTTTACCGGGACCTGGGTTTCACCGTTGCATCGTCATCCGACGGCCTTGCGTATCTCCATGCGGGTAACTGCAGCTTTCTTCTGCAAGGCTTCTACGTCGAGGAACATGCCACGAATTTCGTGATGCACTTGCTCGTGGCCGATGTGGATACGTGGTGGCAGCATGTGGAGGCGCAGGATCTCGTCGGTCGCTACGGCGTCCGGTCAGAGCCACCGGCAGATCGCCCGTGGCGGATGCGGGACTTTACGTTGACCGATCCCAGCGGCGTCTTGTGGCGGATCGCGCAGAATATCGGAAATCCTCTCGGCCACGAGGCCTGA
- a CDS encoding beta-propeller fold lactonase family protein produces the protein MTFASTGLRRLLALALACTAFPALARNDNVYVASQSSDTVSVIDAVSHTVTATIPVGKAPISLAVSPDGSTVYVANANSDSVSVIDAATNTVTATIPVGNTPNALAVSPNGAELYVANANESSVSIVDTSTHTTMATVAVGSLPLTIGANASGTRVYTGNVGDFTVSVIDTATHTVTENMPVTASPDSLVVGPLGARVYVASYNENVVSVIDTFKNTVTGVLKAGKGPDAVATSPIGIPLYVANADDNTVSVINPVTKTVISTIPVGTSPAAIAFNRRTGRIYTSDFGSDTVTVIDARTNTVIATVGTAHHPSFVAVQP, from the coding sequence ATGACATTCGCTTCGACCGGCCTGCGCCGTCTGCTTGCCCTCGCCTTGGCCTGCACGGCCTTTCCCGCACTCGCCCGCAACGACAACGTGTACGTCGCCAGTCAATCGTCGGATACGGTTTCCGTGATCGATGCGGTATCCCATACGGTTACCGCCACGATTCCTGTCGGCAAAGCCCCGATCAGCCTCGCCGTCAGCCCGGATGGGTCGACGGTTTACGTCGCCAACGCCAATAGCGACAGCGTAAGCGTCATCGACGCCGCGACCAACACGGTGACCGCGACCATACCCGTCGGAAACACGCCGAACGCGCTCGCGGTCAGCCCCAACGGCGCGGAGCTGTATGTTGCCAACGCGAATGAAAGCAGCGTGTCGATCGTCGACACCTCCACCCACACCACGATGGCGACGGTGGCCGTAGGAAGCCTGCCCCTGACGATTGGCGCCAATGCCAGCGGCACGCGTGTCTACACCGGCAACGTGGGCGACTTTACGGTGTCCGTCATCGACACCGCCACTCACACGGTGACGGAGAACATGCCGGTAACGGCAAGTCCGGACTCTCTGGTCGTTGGTCCGCTGGGAGCACGGGTATACGTCGCCAGCTACAACGAGAACGTCGTATCCGTCATCGATACATTCAAGAATACGGTGACAGGCGTACTGAAGGCCGGTAAAGGCCCCGATGCCGTGGCAACGAGCCCGATCGGCATTCCGCTGTATGTCGCCAACGCGGATGACAACACCGTATCCGTGATCAATCCCGTTACGAAGACCGTCATCAGCACGATACCCGTCGGCACGTCACCCGCGGCGATCGCTTTCAACCGCCGCACGGGTCGTATCTACACCAGCGACTTCGGTTCCGACACCGTCACGGTGATCGACGCACGGACTAACACGGTCATAGCAACCGTTGGCACGGCCCACCATCCCTCGTTCGTGGCGGTTCAGCCGTAA
- a CDS encoding winged helix-turn-helix transcriptional regulator yields MSTTGTLTERLTHERLKNDGNIHNCSVRDVLDAVNGRWSTLLLVALAERPYRFGELRRLVPDISQRMLTQTLQELQREGYVHREVFPTRPPAVEYSMTDLGRSIFEPISQLIEWADKNHAAVRDARRSFDDEHAA; encoded by the coding sequence ATGTCGACAACAGGCACGCTCACCGAACGACTCACTCACGAGCGACTGAAGAACGACGGGAACATCCATAACTGCTCGGTCAGGGATGTCCTGGACGCCGTCAACGGACGGTGGAGCACACTTCTGCTTGTGGCGCTTGCCGAGCGGCCCTACCGGTTCGGCGAGTTACGCCGCCTGGTACCCGACATCTCTCAGCGCATGCTCACGCAGACGCTCCAAGAGCTTCAGCGCGAGGGCTACGTCCATCGTGAGGTGTTCCCCACACGGCCGCCTGCGGTGGAGTACAGCATGACCGACTTGGGAAGGTCGATATTCGAGCCCATCAGCCAGCTGATCGAGTGGGCCGACAAGAATCATGCGGCGGTACGTGACGCGCGACGTTCATTCGACGACGAACATGCGGCGTGA